The window TCAGCACATTGAGACCTCTAAATGTAAATTCTCAATAAGTTGGGGTAAATCATATTTTGCGACTATTCCATGGATTCCCACCCGACTGCCTGTGCAGGCACGGCAGGCGAGTTGGAATGGCAGAAAGGAAGGGTTTTGCAAAGGTCTTATGTTTTGCTTTCTTCCTTTGATCTGCTCTGTATTCCTAATGCCAGTCCGGCAATATAGGCTGAAATTTCATGGATGTGAATCATTCCCACTACGTCATCCCTGTTCACCACGGGGAGAAAATCAATGTGGTATTTGTTAAACAGAAAAACTGCTTCCATAAGCATGTTGCTTTCCCGAATACAAGCCACGACCGGAACCATGATCTCTCGAACACGCTTCTTGAGCCCTTCCATACATTCTGCTTCAAGCTGCCCCTCCCAGAATACAGGGCCGCTTTTTTGTGCGCCTTTTAAAAAATGGGCTGATAATCCAAAGACAAGCTCAGAGGGTGTAACAAAGCCTTTGATAAACTGCTTTTGGTACTGTTCCTCTCCCACGACAAAAAGGCACGGATGTGTACCCTCTTTCCTTGCCTTGTCCATAAGCTTCATAGCCTCCCGGACTGTTTTGTTCT of the Anaerolineae bacterium genome contains:
- a CDS encoding CBS domain-containing protein yields the protein MPPEKLVKDFMRSLDHYSYIKENKTVREAMKLMDKARKEGTHPCLFVVGEEQYQKQFIKGFVTPSELVFGLSAHFLKGAQKSGPVFWEGQLEAECMEGLKKRVREIMVPVVACIRESNMLMEAVFLFNKYHIDFLPVVNRDDVVGMIHIHEISAYIAGLALGIQSRSKEESKT